The Theobroma cacao cultivar B97-61/B2 chromosome 1, Criollo_cocoa_genome_V2, whole genome shotgun sequence genome contains the following window.
TTTCCCTTGAACGGAAAAGTCAAGGGAGACCAGAAAAGCTGGCTGTGGGTGGGTTCATGTTTAATATCACAAATCAAGTGAtgaaattattcaaaattcaaaaaaattgtatttaaaaatataaaattaaaagataaatataaattttcaatttttataaaattcaaccttttttcacatgaaaaaaaaaaaaaaacctacaTCAACTcatcaagaagaaaaatgtcaattgagtatatggaaaGGCCTATTCAAGATGGAAAAATggataacaaaaaaaaaggcctTAGCCCAAGCTAAAAAATGGGCCTTTTAAAACAAGTTAACCTGAAAAGCCCAATTCCTACCAAACAAAACTTTTCCGCAGAAACGAACACCAGAGATCCTGTTATCGTCGTTGGCTCCCTCTTGGCTTTCACCATCGATTTCCCTCTAGGGTTAGGGTTTCGATACCTCCGATTCTCTTCTCAAAGATGTGGCACGAAGCTAGGAGATCGGAGAGGAAAGTCCACGACATGATGGACGCGGCTCGAAAGAGAGCCCAAAGAAGAGCCATCTTCTTGGCCAAAAGGCGCGGTGATCCTCAACAGTCCATTCAAGTCATCGGCTCTCGCTGCCGTATCCACCGCGACGACGCTCTCTATCACGCAAGCGAAGACCAGCAAGGCCTGTAAGtaaattaatcaatatttccataaataattttattaacgTTCCAGTACATATGTCAAAGCTTTCCATTTAAtccgtttttttttttctttgcagGATTCCTTGGAATGGAAAACAAGACGTTTTGATTGATAGgtaatttaatttctcttttctttctcttttttgtaaCATCGTTTTGGAtaaggttttgttttttttaattaattgtttattttatattttagattTGATGGCCGAGCTCTACTTGATTTTATTCGGGAGCCAGGGACGCGGCATTTTAGGAATCAAGAGAAgtctgaagaagaaaaagaagtagaaGAGTTTGTAAATTTTGAGCGTTATCGGGATTTAATTAAGCATCGGCGTAGAGGATGTCggtacttttttatttctaggaattgataaattgtgtttttaGTTTTCCTTGTTGGTTTTGAATGCCTTTTATTGCTTACATTGCAAATGTAAGATATAAGGATAAAAGTCAGTTATAAGAATAGGGAATTACTTTTCAAATGAGCTTTATTAGCtgaaattttgtattttttgacAGTTATGGACGAGGAGGGTTTGCAACATGTGAATCAAGAAATGGAGGCAAAAGTTACAGCACCATTTCAATCGGACaggtttaatttctttttttgaaccCATTTGATGATATTTGTGGTGCATATAATAATACTAGAGTTAAATTTTTCAGATAATTTTACAAGTGCCTGTCTTATTTACGTTTCTAACAAATTCTGGCACTCTTTCAGAAATGTTTGGTTCATACTGTATAGGTTTTTAGAGTGATCTTAGCATGGAGTTTTATAGATGGTTGGAGCAAATCTTTTGCTTAGTGTTGTGCTATTCAGAAACTAATTTAGAAATATGTTAGCTTTGTAGAAGATCAAAGTTACAAACTTGGCTTGCCTCTTACTTTCCTTTCATATGGATTTTAGAAATCATCTTTGATGGGCTTGTTCTTTGCCTTAGTAGTTGATTTCTTGCAAAGCaggagaattttttttttttgtcaattttgaTGCATATATCATGAAGATATACTGGGTGACCTGCATGTATAAAGTTTGGTTTAGACTGTTTCTAGAGGTGATTGGTGTGCCTCATTTTGGTTTCTTGCTATCTGTAGTTTTTATCCTTACTTATCTTGTTTCTTGTTTATGTATATTTGGCAGATCACAGCCAGCACAACCAGCTAATAAGGGTTCATATTCGCAAGTTGGGTTCTCTTATGACGGAAATGGAAAAGAGGAAGCTAATTTTTCAGACATTGATGAAGATGAGGAGGAGGAGGatgaggaggaggaggaagaCGATGAATTCAACAGTGATGATAGTAATGATGAAGGAATGGATATAATAGCAAAAGAATTTGGAGTGAAAAGGTATGGTTGGCTTGTCTATATGGATAAAAAGgcaaaagaggaagaaaaaagacaGAAGGAAGTGATCAAAGGCGATCCTGCAATCGTAAGTTGGATAAGACATGTTGGTTATGATTGCATTTTGTAATTTAACTTTTGCTGATTGCAAATCCAAAATTCTGAACTTCTAGAGGAAACTGAGTCgcaaagaaaggagaaaagctTCTCAAAttgagagggagagagaaagagaaacagCACGGATAACTGGAACAAGAGTACTCCATAATGATCCCTACCGGTACAAAATTTGGAAGATTTCTTCTACGAACTGGTAGAATCGGATATGACATCATGCCTAAAATGTTGATACTTCTTTTGCTTCATGCAGGGAACCTAGGCGAAGTCCAACCTATGAGGCTTATCCGCGTTCTAGGAGGTATACTGTGTCTTAGGTTTCTCTTGAAGCTGTTGTCTGTTGTATATAAAAGGAATTTTAAGTATAGTTTTCCTATTCAGGTCAAGATCAAGATCACGTTCATACTCTCCATCATACTCAAGGCGCCATGCACGTGGAGGTTATTCTGATGATTCTCATAGAAGTAAACCAAAGGCTCCAAAAATAGAGTATATTACAGAGTTTGGGGGCTCTGGCGACGGGGATGGACCAAAGCTTGAAGGATTTTCTCCGCCATCATCGCCTCCATTCCAGGCTGACATGTTGAACCGGTCGGAGCACTCGACCTTTAATTCTTGCAAAGATAGATTGGACAGTCTTTACTCTGCTGCAGCTTATCCCCATTTTGTTGCCTGAGGCAAACTTTTCTGGTTTAAAATAAATCTGCCCTAGGGTCATCAGCATAACTGGAAAGAGGGAGAAGGAAGGAGGCTTCCCTTCTGAAGCTCATATTTACCCTGAAATGGAATTTGTGTGAATACTTGCCAGTTTCATGAAACCATGAAAATGGGCTTATCTAATGCTTCTCC
Protein-coding sequences here:
- the LOC18611129 gene encoding CLK4-associating serine/arginine rich protein isoform X1, which gives rise to MWHEARRSERKVHDMMDAARKRAQRRAIFLAKRRGDPQQSIQVIGSRCRIHRDDALYHASEDQQGLIPWNGKQDVLIDRFDGRALLDFIREPGTRHFRNQEKSEEEKEVEEFVNFERYRDLIKHRRRGFMDEEGLQHVNQEMEAKVTAPFQSDRSQPAQPANKGSYSQVGFSYDGNGKEEANFSDIDEDEEEEDEEEEEDDEFNSDDSNDEGMDIIAKEFGVKRYGWLVYMDKKAKEEEKRQKEVIKGDPAIRKLSRKERRKASQIERERERETARITGTRVLHNDPYREPRRSPTYEAYPRSRRSRSRSRSYSPSYSRRHARGGYSDDSHRSKPKAPKIEYITEFGGSGDGDGPKLEGFSPPSSPPFQADMLNRPSSGHILEALHVDPASGVSLDKEKSSKVSKPAVSTTSALAKLTKGSTSGGPSKQVQGEKKETPQERLKRIMNRQLNKQIKKDTAAEMAKKREQERQRLEKLAETSRLSRQRHRSRSRSYSHSPPRRYRRSRSPSRSRSSRRYYSRSRSRSRSRSHSYSRSRSRSNSCSPRVRSRSRY
- the LOC18611129 gene encoding CLK4-associating serine/arginine rich protein isoform X3 encodes the protein MWHEARRSERKVHDMMDAARKRAQRRAIFLAKRRGDPQQSIQVIGSRCRIHRDDALYHASEDQQGLIPWNGKQDVLIDRFDGRALLDFIREPGTRHFRNQEKSEEEKEVEEFVNFERYRDLIKHRRRGFMDEEGLQHVNQEMEAKVTAPFQSDRSQPAQPANKGSYSQVGFSYDGNGKEEANFSDIDEDEEEEDEEEEEDDEFNSDDSNDEGMDIIAKEFGVKRYGWLVYMDKKAKEEEKRQKEVIKGDPAIRKLSRKERRKASQIERERERETARITGTRVLHNDPYREPRRSPTYEAYPRSRRSRSRSRSYSPSYSRRHARGGYSDDSHRSKPKAPKIEYITEFGGSGDGDGPKLEGFSPPSSPPFQADMLNRPSSGHILEALHVDPASGVSLDKEKSSKVSKPAVSTTSALAKLTKGSTSGGPSKQVQGEKKETPQERLKRIMNRQLNKQIKKDTAAEMAKKREQERQRLEKLAETSRLSRQRHRSRSRSYSHSPPRRYRRSRSPSRSRSSRRYYSRSRSRSRSRVRSRSRY
- the LOC18611129 gene encoding CLK4-associating serine/arginine rich protein isoform X2, giving the protein MWHEARRSERKVHDMMDAARKRAQRRAIFLAKRRGDPQQSIQVIGSRCRIHRDDALYHASEDQQGLIPWNGKQDVLIDRFDGRALLDFIREPGTRHFRNQEKSEEEKEVEEFVNFERYRDLIKHRRRGFMDEEGLQHVNQEMEAKVTAPFQSDRSQPAQPANKGSYSQVGFSYDGNGKEEANFSDIDEDEEEEDEEEEEDDEFNSDDSNDEGMDIIAKEFGVKRYGWLVYMDKKAKEEEKRQKEVIKGDPAIRKLSRKERRKASQIERERERETARITGTRVLHNDPYREPRRSPTYEAYPRSRRSRSRSRSYSPSYSRRHARGGYSDDSHRSKPKAPKIEYITEFGGSGDGDGPKLEGFSPPSSPPFQADMLNRPSSGHILEALHVDPASGVSLDKEKSSKVSKPAVSTTSALAKLTKGSTSGGPSKQVQGEKKETPQERLKRIMNRQLNKQIKKDTAAEMAKKREQERQRLEKLAETSRLSRQRHRSRSRSYSHSPPRYRRSRSPSRSRSSRRYYSRSRSRSRSRSHSYSRSRSRSNSCSPRVRSRSRY